A portion of the Stigmatella aurantiaca DW4/3-1 genome contains these proteins:
- a CDS encoding DUSAM domain-containing protein, whose translation MSETVDWGPIRTLARRVPLGEERLALTMTEKALLKRTASEVGLSDGEAETALASEEGALGLLREEVRRIREGSRRLMEALARIYRHQDKGDVSSARQERREVLAVEVVPH comes from the coding sequence GTGAGTGAAACCGTTGACTGGGGCCCGATTCGCACACTGGCACGCCGCGTCCCCCTCGGAGAGGAGCGCCTGGCCCTCACGATGACGGAGAAAGCACTGCTGAAGCGCACGGCCTCCGAGGTGGGCCTCAGCGACGGCGAAGCCGAAACTGCGCTCGCCTCGGAGGAGGGCGCGTTAGGCCTCTTGCGCGAGGAGGTTCGGCGCATCCGAGAAGGCTCCCGCAGGCTCATGGAAGCGCTGGCTCGGATTTACCGACACCAGGACAAGGGGGACGTCAGCAGCGCCCGCCAGGAGAGGCGGGAAGTGCTCGCCGTGGAAGTCGTGCCTCACTAA
- a CDS encoding helix-turn-helix transcriptional regulator: protein MRSIVGDTLRAARLRAHLTQVDVAHLIDIDPAVYSRLERGLRLPSLQNLYLLCTALRATPNELLGYPASLPPEAVSDAKEALLRRVRQLDAHQALALVQLLPDVR, encoded by the coding sequence TTGCGCAGCATCGTCGGCGACACACTGCGCGCCGCCCGCCTTCGTGCCCACCTGACACAGGTGGACGTGGCCCACCTCATCGACATCGACCCAGCCGTCTACAGCCGACTCGAGCGAGGGCTCAGGCTCCCCAGCCTCCAGAATCTGTACCTTCTGTGCACCGCCCTCCGCGCCACTCCCAACGAGTTATTGGGCTACCCCGCCTCGCTGCCACCCGAAGCCGTCTCTGACGCCAAGGAGGCCTTGCTGCGGCGCGTGCGCCAGTTGGACGCGCACCAGGCGCTCGCCCTCGTCCAGCTTCTGCCGGACGTGCGCTGA
- a CDS encoding serine/threonine protein kinase: protein MRDNGPPAALSPGDVVKGYTVVRHLDKGGFGTVYLATQDGQPCALKLVERQRVDGRVEKEVSILLRLTHPNVVGIRGFSYWQAGERDYALIAMDYVEGRKLGVWVKEENPSARQVAKLTLDVARALVASHEAGVVHRDVKDANVMVRDADGLAVLVDYGIGDYKGAPSGVTQSMLPPGTMEYRCPEAWLFMKKHMGQAGGARYVSVPSDDVWALGIVLYRLLTARWPFNEATDADYVEGVINRSPIPPHVANRFVPERLGMLCMRLLEKDPAARPDARAVCAALEDVLEEAEGEAWDTPLCDTYGPNSATTEGEVDKFARWVKVPLRQMRRGKVPGPELPGEGPPADPLPQASPMAAATRPVQAHLPDLVLEAGMEAEASDAAPVARVAEAGRRSLFSHIRKGRLLGAGLLAMALASGAYFSQRTASSQSQAVPGQEVATYAKKPQAAPAAAPIGPEATPAAVAPPATLPEVTATVMTPQNDTASSPPAPAKKATRSVRTALATTALCGALACSGPQVRPAPEPESCPAGATKGMKKLGMEIGDKESAGFVRGGQKYVTVRDGNAQIIVGSDYATLSGRLVIADRVYVRLTRARFRGESFPVCLEVLDTSYNRGLEIEGGGGDTGKARVYSGVFVRAVSEFE from the coding sequence ATGAGGGACAACGGCCCCCCTGCCGCGCTGTCCCCTGGGGACGTGGTGAAGGGCTACACGGTGGTGCGGCACCTGGACAAAGGTGGCTTCGGTACCGTGTACCTCGCGACGCAGGACGGGCAGCCCTGCGCCTTGAAGCTCGTGGAGCGGCAACGTGTGGATGGGCGGGTGGAGAAGGAAGTCTCCATCCTCTTGCGCTTGACTCACCCCAACGTGGTGGGGATTCGCGGCTTCTCCTACTGGCAGGCTGGGGAGCGCGACTACGCCCTCATCGCCATGGATTACGTGGAGGGGCGGAAGCTGGGGGTGTGGGTGAAGGAGGAGAACCCCTCGGCCCGGCAGGTGGCGAAGTTGACGCTCGACGTGGCGCGGGCGCTGGTGGCCTCGCACGAGGCGGGGGTGGTGCACCGGGACGTGAAAGACGCCAACGTCATGGTGCGCGACGCGGATGGCCTGGCGGTGTTGGTGGATTACGGAATCGGGGACTACAAGGGCGCGCCCTCCGGTGTCACCCAGTCCATGCTTCCTCCCGGGACGATGGAGTACCGCTGCCCCGAGGCCTGGCTCTTCATGAAGAAGCACATGGGGCAGGCGGGGGGCGCCCGCTACGTGTCGGTCCCTTCGGACGACGTGTGGGCACTTGGCATTGTCCTCTACCGCCTCCTCACGGCGAGGTGGCCCTTCAACGAGGCGACGGACGCGGACTACGTCGAGGGGGTCATCAACAGGTCGCCCATCCCTCCTCACGTGGCCAACCGCTTCGTCCCGGAGCGGCTGGGCATGTTGTGCATGCGGCTGCTGGAGAAGGACCCTGCTGCCCGTCCCGACGCGCGCGCTGTTTGTGCGGCGCTGGAGGATGTCCTGGAAGAGGCGGAAGGGGAGGCCTGGGACACTCCCTTGTGCGACACGTATGGCCCGAATTCGGCCACCACCGAGGGCGAGGTGGACAAGTTCGCGCGATGGGTGAAGGTCCCCTTGCGCCAGATGCGCCGTGGCAAGGTGCCCGGGCCGGAACTGCCCGGCGAAGGGCCACCCGCGGATCCGCTGCCCCAGGCTTCCCCCATGGCTGCTGCTACGCGGCCTGTGCAGGCGCACCTGCCGGACTTGGTGCTTGAGGCGGGGATGGAGGCGGAAGCCTCAGATGCGGCTCCCGTGGCCCGTGTCGCCGAGGCGGGACGACGCTCCCTCTTCTCTCACATCAGGAAAGGGCGGCTGCTGGGTGCTGGCCTGCTGGCCATGGCCCTCGCGTCTGGGGCGTACTTCTCGCAGCGGACGGCTTCGTCGCAGTCGCAGGCCGTTCCCGGCCAAGAAGTAGCGACATATGCCAAGAAACCTCAAGCTGCCCCGGCCGCAGCTCCCATCGGGCCGGAGGCAACACCTGCGGCCGTCGCGCCCCCTGCGACGCTTCCCGAGGTGACTGCAACCGTGATGACCCCCCAGAATGACACCGCTTCCTCCCCGCCAGCGCCTGCGAAGAAGGCCACGAGGAGCGTCCGCACTGCCCTGGCGACGACGGCCCTCTGTGGCGCGTTGGCCTGCTCGGGCCCCCAGGTGCGTCCGGCTCCGGAGCCTGAATCGTGCCCGGCGGGCGCCACCAAGGGCATGAAGAAGCTCGGCATGGAGATTGGGGACAAAGAGTCCGCGGGCTTCGTCCGAGGGGGCCAAAAATACGTAACGGTGAGGGACGGCAATGCGCAAATCATAGTGGGGTCGGATTACGCCACGTTGTCTGGGCGACTCGTTATTGCCGACCGCGTGTATGTCCGACTGACGCGAGCGCGATTTCGCGGAGAGAGCTTCCCCGTGTGTCTGGAGGTGCTGGACACTTCTTACAATCGCGGACTGGAGATTGAGGGCGGCGGAGGAGATACCGGTAAGGCGCGCGTGTACTCTGGCGTTTTTGTCAGGGCGGTGAGTGAGTTTGAGTGA
- a CDS encoding DUF2381 family protein, with the protein MHHSVSAGLLFLLLSGGGPALAQSPSSSSVGLSVRRIELVSDDAQPAVEVAVSPGLSTVFLFDSEVSREGLSLEGRERFAMVDAGLNTLRLVPSEKISAGERAKLTVRFQDGAAPASTTFVLVAHPARSEALIEVYRRRRGVETYQEEVRQARIEAEQCREENERLRAQRSVPDGVTGLIATSVLDGRGIDFRDVSKVATLGSGGAAGNAYVRTYRTAHRVAVEVGLIHVGDAQPWTAAGAMLRSKGNEELKVLRVWQSGPLAPGSTNQRVVVEAEAASESPQGPFTLKLWDADQRRTVTLGNVTFP; encoded by the coding sequence GTGCATCATTCCGTGTCGGCCGGTCTTCTTTTCCTCCTGCTCTCAGGCGGGGGGCCGGCTCTGGCTCAGTCGCCTTCATCCTCCTCCGTCGGACTGAGCGTTCGCCGAATCGAGCTGGTCTCTGATGATGCTCAGCCAGCAGTTGAAGTGGCGGTGAGCCCGGGACTCTCAACGGTGTTCCTCTTCGATTCGGAGGTGAGTCGAGAGGGGCTGTCGCTTGAGGGGCGCGAGCGCTTCGCGATGGTCGACGCTGGGCTCAACACCTTGCGCTTGGTCCCTTCAGAGAAAATCTCCGCGGGAGAGCGGGCCAAGTTGACGGTGCGTTTCCAGGATGGAGCGGCCCCGGCGAGTACGACGTTTGTCCTGGTTGCGCACCCAGCACGGTCAGAGGCGCTCATCGAGGTGTATCGGCGCAGGAGGGGCGTCGAGACATACCAGGAGGAGGTCCGGCAGGCGCGCATCGAGGCCGAGCAGTGCAGAGAGGAGAATGAGCGCCTGCGCGCGCAGCGAAGTGTGCCGGATGGAGTGACGGGACTCATCGCGACATCAGTCCTGGATGGTCGCGGCATTGATTTCCGCGACGTGAGCAAGGTTGCCACCTTGGGCTCGGGAGGAGCCGCAGGCAACGCCTATGTCCGTACATACCGCACAGCCCACCGGGTGGCTGTGGAGGTGGGCCTCATTCACGTTGGCGACGCTCAGCCATGGACTGCTGCGGGAGCAATGCTCCGAAGCAAGGGTAACGAGGAGCTGAAGGTGCTCCGAGTGTGGCAGTCGGGCCCTCTTGCCCCCGGTTCAACGAACCAGCGCGTAGTGGTAGAGGCTGAGGCCGCATCCGAGTCCCCTCAAGGCCCCTTCACGCTCAAGCTCTGGGATGCGGATCAGCGTCGCACTGTCACGTTGGGCAACGTCACCTTCCCTTAG
- a CDS encoding helix-turn-helix domain-containing protein, translated as MNEQLATHLGAIARLAREQMSLTQVQVAERVGLAPAVYSRIERGQMIPSVDTMRKLCVELMVSPEDLMGLTESADSGARTRPEDDATLRRLIFVARKLDAGKLDALVHVATELAR; from the coding sequence ATGAATGAACAGCTTGCAACGCACCTTGGCGCCATCGCCCGCCTCGCTCGGGAGCAGATGAGCCTGACGCAGGTCCAAGTCGCGGAGCGCGTGGGGCTGGCGCCTGCTGTCTACAGCAGAATCGAACGCGGGCAGATGATTCCCAGCGTCGATACGATGAGGAAGCTTTGCGTTGAGTTGATGGTCTCCCCCGAGGACCTGATGGGACTCACCGAATCCGCCGACAGTGGGGCTCGGACTCGCCCGGAGGACGACGCCACCTTGCGTCGGCTGATCTTCGTTGCGCGGAAACTCGACGCGGGGAAGCTGGATGCCCTCGTCCACGTCGCCACCGAGTTGGCCCGCTGA
- a CDS encoding serine/threonine protein kinase has protein sequence MTKRSEDSEDEVSTEEFPRVVPTVRAPSEASFHFEVEGVRYEAVRELEVRPNGERLLRAERRVADGVLAGPCLVRQLTSPSTYIQRKRLFEEVQLAFRLNHPNIAQLFHVQVDELEDAAYGIMEYVGGPSLETLVCAAVVRGQPLSEGFGLYLGVEVADALHYAHTLTSEKGMPLGIVHRDVNPRHIALGLHGEVKLLDFGSAYSLLVGREESPENLLRGDVAYASPEYLRKETLTPRSDVFSLGVLLVELMTGKHLFEVQDVPSLPANESPLRLESPATLPLHQMQALMESFDPDVVEKAVAGLDGDIKAVLHTALRLNPMDRFDTAADMRDALRGVAQSWPTGPYGRADAMKEAARVVSEGGKLRDQVEFGEAGFYPEGLEKHELDALKKG, from the coding sequence ATGACGAAGCGTTCGGAAGATTCGGAAGATGAAGTGTCGACGGAGGAGTTTCCGCGCGTAGTCCCCACGGTGCGTGCGCCCAGCGAGGCGAGCTTCCACTTCGAGGTGGAGGGCGTGCGTTACGAGGCGGTGCGGGAGTTGGAGGTACGGCCGAATGGCGAGAGGCTGCTAAGGGCGGAGCGGCGCGTGGCGGATGGAGTGCTTGCCGGCCCCTGTCTGGTCCGCCAGCTCACCAGCCCGTCCACGTACATTCAGCGCAAGCGGTTGTTCGAGGAAGTGCAGTTGGCCTTTCGCCTCAACCACCCCAACATCGCTCAACTCTTCCATGTGCAGGTGGATGAGCTGGAAGACGCCGCCTACGGCATCATGGAGTACGTAGGTGGGCCCTCGCTGGAGACGCTGGTGTGCGCGGCGGTGGTGAGGGGCCAGCCTCTCTCAGAGGGTTTCGGCCTGTATCTCGGGGTGGAGGTGGCGGACGCGCTGCACTACGCGCACACGCTGACGTCGGAGAAGGGCATGCCCCTGGGCATTGTCCATCGCGACGTGAATCCCCGGCACATTGCCCTGGGCCTCCATGGAGAGGTGAAGCTGTTGGACTTCGGTTCGGCGTACTCGCTGCTGGTGGGCCGGGAGGAGTCGCCGGAGAATCTGCTGCGAGGCGACGTGGCGTATGCCAGCCCGGAGTACCTGCGCAAGGAGACGCTGACCCCGCGCTCCGACGTCTTCAGCTTGGGCGTGCTTCTGGTGGAGCTGATGACGGGCAAGCATCTTTTCGAGGTGCAGGACGTCCCGTCGCTGCCTGCGAATGAGAGCCCGCTCCGGCTTGAGTCGCCGGCCACGTTGCCCCTGCACCAGATGCAGGCCCTCATGGAATCCTTCGACCCGGACGTCGTCGAGAAGGCGGTGGCAGGCCTCGATGGCGACATCAAGGCGGTGTTGCACACGGCCCTCCGCCTCAACCCTATGGACCGCTTCGATACGGCGGCGGACATGCGCGATGCCCTGCGTGGCGTGGCCCAGTCGTGGCCCACGGGACCCTACGGGCGCGCGGATGCCATGAAGGAGGCGGCGCGGGTGGTGTCCGAGGGCGGGAAGCTGCGCGACCAAGTGGAGTTCGGTGAGGCTGGCTTCTACCCGGAAGGGCTGGAGAAGCACGAGCTGGATGCGCTGAAGAAGGGGTAG